The following are encoded in a window of Flavobacterium cupriresistens genomic DNA:
- a CDS encoding glucoamylase family protein, with product MKISIYLIAFLSFFNSCSSSTPEEKSGGTPLPTTPVTPTKPLTDAEAMDQVQKDAIKYFWDYADPNSKLARERYLTEDPNFESNIITTGGSGFGLMTIVVGIERGFLPRAEAVSRLTTALTFLEKAERFHGAWPHWMDNKSGKVIPFGTKDNGGDLVETSFVCQALITIREYFKNGSTTEKALAVKADELWRGVEWSWYTKGENALYWHWSPNYGWEMNFKLEGYNECLITYVMAAASPTYPISAEAYHQAWARNGAIVSGSAQYGLPVVLNYNGASGNVGPMFWSHYSYLGLDPNTLSDKYADYWQLTQNHAKIMVQYSIANPKKWKDYSDKCWGLTASYTRNTDGTTGYTAHQPNNDTGVITPTAALSSFPFTPVESMKFLHYLYDENKAKYIGIAGPYDAFSPQYNWVTPRYLAIDQGTIAPMIENYRSGLLWKLFMNAADTKQGLTKLGFKSGKYGI from the coding sequence ATGAAAATTTCAATATACCTAATCGCTTTTTTGAGTTTTTTTAACTCGTGTTCGTCCTCTACACCCGAGGAAAAATCAGGAGGTACTCCATTACCCACAACTCCGGTAACACCGACTAAACCTTTGACCGATGCAGAAGCAATGGATCAGGTTCAAAAAGATGCTATAAAATATTTTTGGGATTATGCCGATCCAAATTCAAAATTGGCGAGAGAAAGATATCTTACGGAGGATCCTAATTTTGAGTCCAATATTATAACAACCGGTGGTTCGGGATTTGGGTTAATGACCATTGTTGTAGGTATAGAAAGAGGTTTTTTGCCAAGGGCTGAAGCTGTTTCCAGACTTACAACGGCTTTAACTTTCCTCGAAAAAGCAGAACGTTTTCACGGAGCATGGCCGCATTGGATGGACAATAAATCAGGAAAAGTGATTCCGTTTGGAACAAAAGATAATGGAGGAGATTTGGTTGAAACTTCTTTTGTTTGCCAAGCTTTAATTACCATCAGAGAATATTTTAAAAATGGAAGCACTACGGAAAAAGCGTTAGCAGTAAAAGCAGATGAGCTTTGGAGAGGTGTAGAGTGGAGCTGGTACACAAAAGGCGAAAATGCTTTATACTGGCATTGGTCTCCCAATTATGGTTGGGAAATGAATTTTAAACTCGAAGGTTACAACGAATGTTTAATCACTTATGTTATGGCAGCCGCATCACCAACCTATCCGATTTCTGCAGAAGCCTATCATCAGGCTTGGGCAAGAAACGGAGCTATAGTAAGTGGCAGTGCTCAATATGGGTTACCGGTTGTTTTAAATTACAATGGAGCTTCGGGTAACGTTGGACCAATGTTCTGGTCGCATTATTCTTATTTAGGTTTAGATCCGAATACCTTAAGCGATAAATACGCCGATTATTGGCAATTGACACAGAATCACGCCAAAATTATGGTGCAATACAGCATTGCTAATCCGAAAAAATGGAAAGATTACTCCGATAAATGTTGGGGACTTACCGCAAGTTATACCCGTAATACAGATGGGACCACAGGTTATACCGCACACCAACCCAATAACGATACGGGAGTAATCACACCAACAGCAGCTTTGTCTTCTTTTCCTTTTACACCGGTAGAATCAATGAAATTTTTGCATTATCTGTATGATGAAAACAAAGCAAAATATATTGGAATTGCAGGCCCTTACGATGCTTTTTCGCCACAGTACAATTGGGTAACACCTCGTTATTTGGCTATAGACCAAGGAACGATAGCGCCAATGATTGAGAATTACAGAAGCGGTTTATTATGGAAGTTGTTTATGAACGCAGCAGACACCAAACAAGGTTTAACCAAACTTGGATTTAAATCAGGCAAATACGGAATCTAA
- a CDS encoding helix-turn-helix and ligand-binding sensor domain-containing protein: MKSTLLKLFFFFLFTSQIQAQELLPFVENYSKSDFQGDNQVWNVAQGKDNAMYFANNHYLLRYDGVMWEKYTLPNKTIIRSILIEDDKIYSGSYKEFGYWYRKDGKMHYVSITKNLRLFAEKDNEEIWKIFRFNGSLYFQSFNDVFIYNGKTIQKIKFSSLISYCFPVDKNLYVASVKDGIFKMNGKKIANPKGWGILKNTVVHAIEKYKDETYIFTQKKGVFVVQNNGLKPWDNPLNETLKSTTINVARFIKGNKLVIGTGNKGVFILDLKSNLFKNIDRNNVLMNNSILSIGFDKEDDLWLGLDNGIAHIEVNSPISIFYDNTGILGSVYSVANTKDGYLIASNHGIFEFGTGKFKMMPNTQGQGWNITKIGDKFIIGHNDGTFSYDNGSLTKISTVSGGWNLSKSTINNTYFQSTYSGILVYDDLSDLSKYKTIKGLTKPIKYVAQNKKNEIWAADNYRGLYHVLLDDNYNTKKVENVTQQSKIKNDFGIKIFEFRKEILFLINNSWYTYNSISNKLEKNELFNANFKNVSDVVAIDEDHFMVLQNGILYHIYASGNKFVWNIIQEKYYKGKLINENLRIFKNQNHYLLNLDDGFISLQLKYINKQHKTLRVEAFSEGTLVTDNSKIKFNKELKVNVISGIYGASKPNLFYKLNKSKDFVPISDGVILLNNLSSGYHSVVIYKHDGASYEKVADFDFKVAQPWYFSLWMILLYLIGIAGILFFYYKWNKLRYTQKLKLQAEELKHQREILEMELKTENELNIQEYEKHILELELQTKSSEVAGKSLSIAKQSEMIDNIQNILNTEKDFSKLKSEIKKAIKINEVNKHEWEIFETNLNQIHNEFIINLTKKFPNLTPKDIKLCVYLKMNLSSKEIAPMMNISFRGVELHRYRLRKKLDLTQDENLSKFLLSL, from the coding sequence TTGAAATCGACACTTTTAAAATTATTTTTCTTTTTCCTCTTCACTTCTCAAATTCAGGCACAAGAATTACTTCCTTTTGTTGAAAACTACAGTAAATCCGATTTTCAGGGAGATAATCAGGTTTGGAACGTTGCTCAGGGGAAAGATAACGCCATGTATTTTGCCAACAATCATTATTTGTTGCGCTACGACGGTGTAATGTGGGAGAAATACACGTTGCCTAATAAAACAATCATTCGTTCTATTTTAATCGAAGACGACAAAATATATTCCGGTTCCTATAAAGAGTTTGGGTATTGGTATCGCAAGGATGGTAAAATGCATTATGTTTCGATTACCAAAAATCTTCGCCTGTTTGCCGAAAAAGACAATGAAGAGATCTGGAAGATATTCAGATTCAATGGATCGCTTTATTTTCAATCCTTCAATGATGTCTTTATTTATAATGGGAAAACCATTCAAAAGATCAAATTCTCATCGCTTATTTCGTATTGTTTTCCTGTCGATAAGAATCTTTATGTAGCGTCTGTTAAGGACGGTATTTTTAAGATGAATGGAAAAAAAATAGCCAATCCAAAGGGATGGGGGATTCTAAAAAATACGGTGGTTCACGCCATTGAAAAATACAAAGATGAAACGTATATTTTTACACAAAAAAAAGGCGTTTTTGTGGTCCAAAACAATGGACTTAAACCGTGGGATAACCCGTTGAATGAGACCTTAAAGTCAACTACTATAAATGTGGCCAGATTTATTAAAGGCAATAAATTGGTTATTGGTACAGGGAATAAAGGCGTATTTATTTTAGACTTAAAATCCAATTTGTTTAAAAACATTGACCGAAATAATGTTTTAATGAACAATTCCATTTTAAGTATTGGTTTTGACAAAGAGGATGATTTATGGCTTGGTTTAGATAATGGAATTGCCCATATTGAGGTGAACTCGCCGATATCAATTTTTTATGATAATACGGGAATCCTGGGATCCGTTTACTCTGTGGCAAACACAAAAGACGGCTATTTAATAGCTTCCAATCATGGTATTTTTGAATTTGGCACCGGTAAGTTTAAGATGATGCCAAATACGCAGGGGCAAGGCTGGAATATTACTAAAATTGGGGATAAATTTATTATCGGTCACAATGACGGAACATTCTCTTACGACAACGGTTCATTGACTAAAATCAGTACCGTGAGCGGGGGGTGGAATTTGTCCAAAAGCACCATTAACAATACCTATTTCCAATCGACTTACAGTGGTATTTTAGTGTATGATGATTTGTCAGATTTGTCTAAGTACAAAACAATAAAAGGCCTCACAAAGCCCATAAAATATGTGGCTCAGAATAAGAAAAATGAAATTTGGGCAGCCGATAATTACCGCGGATTGTATCATGTACTATTAGACGATAACTACAATACCAAAAAAGTAGAAAACGTTACCCAACAAAGTAAAATAAAGAATGATTTTGGCATCAAGATCTTTGAGTTTAGAAAAGAAATACTTTTTCTAATTAATAATTCATGGTACACCTACAATTCAATTAGCAATAAACTCGAAAAAAATGAATTGTTTAATGCCAATTTCAAAAACGTTTCAGATGTTGTAGCCATAGACGAAGATCATTTTATGGTACTTCAAAACGGAATTCTGTATCACATTTATGCCTCTGGGAATAAATTTGTCTGGAACATTATTCAGGAGAAATACTATAAAGGAAAATTGATTAATGAGAATTTAAGAATTTTTAAAAATCAGAATCATTATCTGTTAAATTTAGATGATGGTTTTATTTCACTTCAGTTAAAATACATCAACAAGCAGCACAAAACGTTACGAGTAGAAGCTTTTAGCGAGGGAACTCTGGTGACAGACAATTCTAAAATTAAATTCAATAAAGAGCTTAAAGTAAATGTGATCTCTGGAATTTATGGAGCAAGTAAACCTAATTTATTCTACAAGCTAAATAAAAGTAAAGATTTTGTTCCAATTTCTGACGGCGTTATTTTATTGAATAATTTAAGTAGCGGTTATCATTCAGTTGTTATTTACAAACACGACGGTGCCAGTTATGAAAAAGTAGCTGATTTTGATTTTAAAGTAGCACAACCCTGGTATTTTTCTTTGTGGATGATTTTACTTTATTTAATAGGTATAGCAGGAATTCTGTTTTTCTATTATAAATGGAATAAGCTGCGTTATACTCAAAAATTAAAATTGCAAGCGGAAGAATTAAAGCACCAAAGAGAAATTCTGGAAATGGAATTAAAAACCGAGAATGAGTTGAATATCCAAGAATATGAAAAACACATTCTGGAATTGGAACTGCAAACCAAATCATCTGAAGTTGCCGGAAAATCATTGTCAATTGCCAAGCAGAGCGAAATGATCGACAACATCCAGAATATTTTAAATACGGAAAAAGATTTTAGTAAACTCAAAAGCGAAATTAAAAAAGCAATTAAAATCAATGAAGTAAACAAACACGAGTGGGAAATTTTTGAAACCAATCTGAACCAAATCCACAATGAGTTCATTATTAACCTTACCAAGAAATTCCCAAATCTGACTCCAAAAGATATTAAGCTCTGTGTGTATCTTAAAATGAACCTTTCTTCAAAGGAAATTGCCCCTATGATGAACATCTCTTTTAGAGGTGTAGAATTACACCGATATCGTCTAAGAAAGAAGTTAGACCTGACTCAAGACGAAAACCTGTCAAAGTTTTTATTAAGTCTGTAA
- a CDS encoding SusC/RagA family TonB-linked outer membrane protein: MKNFIFSFLALLLLPAYMSGQAIKGKVLDSSGMGVPGAIITASESKTSADTDFDGNFTINAKVGETLKIAMLGFDSASVPASAGQMTITLKESGDTALKEVVVIGYGTRKKVDNTTAISSIRSEEITKTKVLNASQAIQGKAAGVQVISSDLPGSTPSVIIRGLGTARGGRAPLYIVDGMPTENINNINANDITSYDILKDASALAIYGTRAANGVIIITTKKGIGNKVSVEIESFAGIRSPLKKVKMAGSNKYAHYTNSALQSTTFSQDQPVNTDWFDEITRTGTYTQNNISISGASESIKYFFSLGNYEEKAILNGLDFGRTTFRNNNEYKISKKLTLNQNFSFTSSKSTPKPLSAFTNAYKQSPLVPVYFPDGKYGVSRVGDNGFANETGSSFNNVGNPVAQLGFFDEEQRSITLQGGLKLDYEILKSLKFTSQFNGEYYTWKQYNYEDNKNIWLAANPDKIASDYEKTFPTANINTLTKGREQYYNWNLSNYLTYNKVFGEIHDLEVTAGIETSVKGSREKLTIIRKNVNADANYWSLKDVEYATNVTSYKDEVFNETKLASYLGRFQYKLMDRYLLTGTIRRDGSSNFGKDYRWGNFPAFGLGWIITKENFMANVKAINLLKLRGGWGRLGNQNVPLNKASYTSGQTAYLGGSILNEGTTINSQIDPSLSWEITEESSVGLDFELFQNKLKGSFDVYDKNSTNVILFTKPLITSGITADSPGHVGKVSNKGYEISLRWDDKINENFSYWVGGNFSNNKNELTSLRNVTVAPLIGGGLGNGQDTKLLDVSSLGKPLGSFYLYEYAGFDPTNGNMLYYNAAGNKVTQDALNAATDKKYVGSILPKSNYGVSLGLIYKNFDFSVDGYGTSGAKVYNGKKAQRFSGENIEESLANNFWTPNNTTASNPGAFNKVPVASTYYLESGDFFRINNITVGYKLPLQSNSFISSCRIYVNAINPFITQKFSGFSPELNGDGDPYKLQGVELDAYPTLRSFVMGANLKF, encoded by the coding sequence ATGAAAAATTTTATTTTTAGCTTTTTAGCACTCTTGCTGCTTCCGGCCTATATGTCCGGACAGGCAATTAAAGGAAAAGTACTAGACAGTAGCGGGATGGGTGTTCCGGGTGCTATTATTACGGCATCGGAATCCAAAACTTCTGCTGATACTGATTTTGACGGAAATTTTACGATTAATGCTAAAGTTGGAGAGACTTTAAAAATTGCTATGTTGGGATTTGATTCTGCTTCTGTACCGGCAAGTGCAGGACAAATGACAATCACGCTAAAAGAATCTGGTGATACCGCTTTAAAAGAAGTCGTTGTAATTGGATACGGTACCAGAAAGAAAGTTGATAATACAACCGCTATCAGCTCCATCAGATCGGAGGAAATTACAAAAACTAAAGTACTAAATGCTTCACAAGCCATACAAGGTAAAGCAGCCGGTGTACAAGTTATCTCTTCTGATTTGCCGGGAAGTACACCATCTGTAATTATTAGAGGTCTTGGTACTGCAAGAGGAGGAAGGGCTCCTTTATACATTGTAGATGGAATGCCGACTGAGAATATTAATAACATTAATGCAAATGATATCACTTCTTACGATATTTTAAAAGATGCTTCAGCGCTGGCAATTTATGGTACGAGAGCAGCAAATGGTGTTATTATTATAACAACTAAAAAAGGTATAGGGAATAAGGTTTCTGTAGAAATAGAAAGTTTTGCCGGTATTAGATCGCCTCTTAAAAAAGTAAAAATGGCGGGTAGTAACAAATATGCTCATTATACTAACTCAGCATTACAATCGACCACTTTTTCTCAAGATCAGCCCGTTAATACTGATTGGTTTGACGAAATTACAAGAACAGGAACGTATACACAAAATAATATTTCTATTTCAGGAGCTTCAGAGAGTATTAAATACTTCTTTAGTTTAGGAAACTATGAAGAAAAAGCAATTTTGAACGGTCTGGATTTTGGACGCACGACTTTTAGAAATAATAATGAATATAAGATTTCTAAAAAATTAACGTTAAATCAGAATTTTAGTTTTACATCTTCTAAATCAACTCCAAAGCCATTATCCGCTTTTACAAATGCATACAAACAATCTCCTTTGGTACCGGTTTATTTTCCTGACGGGAAATATGGCGTTTCCAGAGTTGGTGATAATGGTTTTGCTAACGAGACGGGATCTTCATTTAATAATGTAGGGAATCCTGTGGCACAGTTGGGCTTTTTTGATGAAGAACAAAGAAGTATAACACTTCAAGGTGGTTTGAAATTAGATTACGAAATTTTAAAATCTTTAAAATTCACTTCGCAATTTAACGGAGAATATTATACGTGGAAACAGTATAATTATGAAGACAACAAAAATATTTGGCTGGCTGCAAATCCTGATAAAATAGCCAGCGATTATGAAAAAACATTTCCTACTGCTAATATAAATACGCTTACAAAAGGTAGGGAGCAATATTACAATTGGAATCTATCTAATTATTTAACGTACAATAAAGTTTTTGGGGAAATTCATGATCTGGAGGTTACCGCCGGTATCGAAACAAGTGTAAAAGGATCCAGAGAAAAATTGACTATTATTAGAAAAAACGTAAATGCAGATGCTAATTATTGGTCATTAAAAGATGTGGAGTACGCAACAAATGTAACAAGTTATAAAGATGAGGTTTTTAATGAAACAAAATTAGCCTCTTATCTGGGACGTTTTCAATACAAATTGATGGATAGGTATTTACTTACCGGTACTATTAGACGTGATGGATCTTCCAACTTTGGAAAGGATTATCGTTGGGGTAATTTTCCTGCCTTTGGTTTAGGATGGATAATCACTAAAGAGAATTTTATGGCTAATGTCAAAGCAATTAATTTATTAAAACTAAGAGGGGGTTGGGGTAGATTGGGTAACCAAAATGTACCATTAAACAAAGCAAGTTATACTTCCGGTCAAACGGCTTATTTAGGAGGTTCTATCCTTAATGAAGGAACTACTATCAATTCTCAAATAGATCCGAGTTTGTCTTGGGAAATAACGGAAGAATCTTCAGTAGGTTTAGATTTTGAGCTTTTTCAGAATAAACTTAAAGGATCGTTTGATGTGTATGATAAAAATTCGACAAATGTTATTCTTTTTACTAAGCCGTTAATAACTTCCGGAATAACAGCTGATTCTCCCGGACATGTAGGTAAAGTTTCTAATAAAGGCTATGAAATTTCGCTACGTTGGGATGATAAAATTAATGAGAATTTCAGCTATTGGGTTGGTGGAAACTTTTCAAACAATAAAAATGAGCTTACTAGTCTAAGAAACGTAACCGTAGCTCCGCTTATTGGTGGGGGGTTAGGAAATGGGCAAGATACAAAGTTATTGGATGTTTCTTCATTGGGCAAGCCATTAGGAAGTTTTTATCTCTACGAATATGCTGGATTTGATCCGACAAACGGAAACATGCTTTATTATAATGCTGCAGGAAACAAAGTTACCCAAGATGCTTTAAATGCAGCTACAGATAAAAAATATGTAGGCTCTATTCTGCCAAAATCTAATTATGGAGTTTCTTTAGGGCTTATTTATAAAAACTTTGATTTTTCTGTTGATGGTTACGGAACGTCAGGAGCAAAGGTGTATAACGGTAAAAAAGCGCAACGTTTTTCAGGCGAAAACATCGAAGAATCTTTGGCTAATAATTTCTGGACTCCAAATAATACGACCGCTTCTAATCCCGGAGCATTTAATAAGGTGCCTGTGGCTTCTACTTATTATTTGGAATCAGGTGATTTTTTTAGAATCAATAACATTACAGTAGGTTACAAATTGCCTTTACAAAGCAACAGTTTTATTAGTTCTTGCAGAATTTATGTAAACGCAATTAATCCCTTTATTACGCAAAAATTCTCAGGATTTTCTCCCGAGTTAAATGGCGATGGTGATCCATACAAACTTCAAGGAGTAGAGTTAGATGCTTATCCAACTTTGAGATCATTTGTAATGGGTGCTAATTTAAAATTTTAA
- a CDS encoding prolyl oligopeptidase family serine peptidase: protein MKYKITLLILFFSVLSFAQSETTGKLKTVIVTHYEVGYALHKPANTKEKKPLIVFISGDGEKGTDIEKVKIHGPLKYLKTHDLDAYVLAPQCKEDEDWDIESIYQLITKIRKENNIDSNRIYVTGLSSGGWAAWNLALSHPDMFAAIVPISGFVDLIPLEKVCKIASIPTRIYHGLLDDVVNVDYAVTVYKELKKCKTNDVRLIIFDDAGHDSWTRVYDNPEIYDWMFKQIKTNTNK from the coding sequence ATGAAATATAAAATAACACTATTGATACTGTTCTTTTCTGTATTGAGTTTTGCACAAAGTGAAACAACCGGAAAACTAAAAACGGTGATCGTAACCCATTACGAAGTGGGTTATGCATTGCACAAACCGGCCAATACAAAAGAGAAAAAGCCCTTAATAGTTTTTATTTCAGGTGATGGAGAAAAAGGTACAGACATTGAAAAAGTAAAAATTCACGGCCCTCTAAAATACCTGAAAACACACGATTTAGATGCTTATGTTCTTGCTCCGCAATGTAAAGAAGACGAAGATTGGGACATAGAGTCTATCTACCAGTTAATTACGAAAATCAGGAAAGAAAACAACATAGACTCCAACCGTATTTATGTGACCGGTTTGAGTTCAGGAGGCTGGGCAGCGTGGAATTTAGCGCTTTCACACCCCGATATGTTCGCGGCAATTGTGCCCATTTCAGGTTTTGTTGATTTGATTCCGTTAGAAAAAGTATGCAAAATAGCGTCTATTCCAACCCGAATTTATCACGGTTTATTAGATGATGTTGTCAATGTAGATTATGCCGTAACGGTTTACAAAGAACTAAAAAAATGCAAGACGAATGATGTCCGATTAATCATTTTTGACGACGCGGGTCACGACAGCTGGACAAGAGTTTATGACAACCCGGAAATTTATGACTGGATGTTTAAACAGATAAAAACAAATACGAACAAATAA
- a CDS encoding LamG domain-containing protein, with protein sequence MKKNKYIFLLSSVAMAAFFTSCEDSIDKVNSPIPYEQIGGYDNSDAIAPDHLVAKFSFDGTISDSKNAITDGVGQNVSYEAGIKGEAYKGSKTSFIAYNNVASSVINLKSITVSMWIKTDPHTGGAQSLYMLPKKTDFWGNIFTLIEGTGPATTMLMKNHTQRDVMPSIPWAGQFIEHNGANLLTNMFGAWKHLVWTYNGTSSTYSLYIDGKKLDLPLSLSKRYASDPTMGGGPYGELANSEVSKFIIGGFQQHLGPPFGNPDSWMLHYTGLMDEFRIYDSALTDNEVAALYKLEKDNR encoded by the coding sequence ATGAAAAAAAATAAATATATTTTCTTGCTTTCTTCTGTTGCAATGGCAGCATTTTTTACCAGTTGTGAGGATAGTATAGATAAAGTTAACAGTCCAATTCCGTACGAACAAATTGGTGGATATGATAATTCAGATGCTATTGCTCCAGACCATTTGGTGGCTAAATTTAGTTTTGATGGAACTATTTCAGATTCTAAAAATGCAATTACGGATGGTGTTGGACAAAACGTTAGTTATGAAGCGGGAATCAAGGGAGAGGCCTACAAAGGATCTAAAACTTCTTTTATAGCCTACAATAACGTTGCAAGTTCTGTAATAAACCTGAAGAGTATTACAGTTTCAATGTGGATCAAAACGGATCCACATACAGGTGGAGCTCAATCTTTATACATGCTCCCTAAAAAAACAGATTTCTGGGGGAATATTTTTACACTTATTGAAGGAACTGGACCAGCAACCACAATGTTGATGAAAAACCATACCCAAAGAGATGTAATGCCTAGTATTCCTTGGGCTGGGCAATTTATTGAACATAATGGAGCAAACCTTTTGACTAATATGTTTGGCGCATGGAAACATTTAGTGTGGACCTATAATGGTACAAGTTCTACGTACAGTCTCTACATAGATGGGAAAAAATTAGACTTGCCATTATCTCTTTCAAAAAGATATGCAAGTGATCCTACAATGGGAGGAGGTCCTTATGGAGAACTGGCTAATTCTGAAGTCTCAAAATTTATCATTGGCGGTTTTCAACAGCATTTAGGTCCTCCATTTGGAAATCCTGATAGTTGGATGCTTCATTATACGGGATTAATGGATGAATTCAGAATTTATGATTCTGCTCTTACGGATAATGAAGTTGCAGCATTATATAAACTTGAAAAAGATAACAGATAA
- a CDS encoding RagB/SusD family nutrient uptake outer membrane protein, which yields MKKIYITAFVVSAFFFSGCADDYLDVDQTESISTDDTELFNNDVGAATFVTSIYNKFLNWDMTSFGWIGLSSITSDDADKGSSPGDTGTDKDVLDALTYNASNPSAESTFKANYDGINRCNQALNILPKLDKANPALRARLAGEAKFLRAFMYFTLVKCYGGVPIVDHLPVPVSDSDRIMQLTRKSSAEVYAFIENDLNEAIAALPEKGAYAAGERARASKGAAYALLAKVSLYQKKWQQVVDNCNKVTGYSIVNDYASMYKASGKFDSESIFEIYAQGAVPAKGIEGYSNTQGARGTGGWGWGFNTPSQSLVNAYEPGDVRKNATIIFRGSTLYDGRVIPNTVENERYNYKCYSSLYTSAWETDVDIKYLRYAEVLLMKAEALNELGQTGEAIPLLNKIRLRANLGETPAVSQGDVRIAIWKERRVEMAFEHDRFFDLVRTGQAKAAFDVDGKNFIVGRHELFPIPAAFLREAGNLSSQNPGYDNF from the coding sequence ATGAAAAAAATATATATAACAGCGTTTGTAGTTTCAGCCTTCTTTTTTTCAGGATGTGCAGACGATTATTTAGATGTAGATCAAACCGAATCTATTTCTACAGATGATACCGAATTGTTTAATAATGATGTAGGAGCTGCTACATTTGTAACTTCAATTTATAACAAGTTTCTAAATTGGGACATGACTTCTTTTGGATGGATTGGTCTTTCAAGTATTACGTCTGATGATGCAGACAAAGGTTCATCACCTGGAGATACAGGAACCGATAAAGATGTATTGGATGCTTTAACGTATAATGCATCAAATCCTTCTGCAGAGAGTACTTTTAAAGCTAATTATGATGGAATTAACCGATGTAATCAAGCTTTAAATATTTTACCAAAATTAGATAAAGCTAATCCTGCTTTAAGAGCCAGATTAGCTGGTGAAGCAAAATTCCTGAGAGCTTTTATGTATTTTACTTTGGTAAAATGTTACGGAGGAGTTCCAATTGTGGATCATTTACCTGTGCCGGTTTCAGATTCAGACCGAATTATGCAATTAACACGTAAATCGTCTGCAGAAGTATATGCGTTTATCGAAAACGACCTAAACGAAGCGATAGCTGCTCTGCCGGAAAAAGGCGCTTATGCTGCCGGAGAACGAGCACGAGCCTCAAAAGGAGCGGCTTATGCGCTATTGGCAAAAGTAAGTTTGTATCAAAAGAAATGGCAGCAAGTAGTCGATAATTGTAATAAAGTTACCGGATATTCTATTGTTAATGATTACGCTTCTATGTACAAAGCTTCCGGAAAATTTGATTCTGAATCTATTTTCGAAATTTATGCGCAAGGCGCCGTACCGGCAAAAGGAATTGAGGGGTATTCTAACACACAAGGTGCTCGTGGTACCGGAGGTTGGGGATGGGGATTTAATACGCCTTCTCAAAGTTTGGTAAATGCCTATGAGCCGGGGGATGTTAGAAAAAATGCTACTATCATTTTTAGAGGTAGTACTTTGTACGATGGTAGAGTGATACCTAACACGGTAGAAAACGAAAGATACAACTACAAGTGTTATTCATCTCTTTATACAAGTGCGTGGGAAACAGATGTGGACATCAAATACTTGAGATATGCTGAAGTTTTATTGATGAAAGCAGAAGCTTTAAATGAACTAGGACAAACAGGAGAGGCAATTCCATTATTAAACAAAATCAGACTTAGAGCAAACTTAGGAGAAACACCAGCTGTTTCTCAAGGAGATGTTAGAATAGCGATCTGGAAAGAAAGAAGAGTTGAAATGGCTTTTGAACACGACAGATTTTTCGATTTAGTACGTACAGGACAAGCCAAAGCTGCTTTTGATGTTGATGGAAAGAACTTTATAGTTGGAAGACATGAATTGTTCCCTATACCGGCAGCATTTTTAAGAGAAGCCGGAAATCTATCTTCTCAAAACCCTGGTTACGATAACTTTTAA